Genomic DNA from Peribacillus sp. FSL H8-0477:
AACTGCTTCCCCTGTTTCGCGTGTAAACACATAGGCATACGCAGTTGGGCGGTAAGGATCGTATTGAGCTTTTGGATAATCTGTATCGACTGTGTAGGTCCCTCTTGTTTTGGCGCGAGTAACAAACTCGAACGCATCGCGGAAACCAGGTCCGCCATGACCGGATAAGATGGAGAGATCTTTACGATTTGGTATTTCCGCTCCATATAAGGAGTCAAAGGCGGCTTGAATCACTCGGAATCCCACCCCTATTGCCATATAAGCAGCTGTTCCGTGGTACTTACGAATATCCTCAAAACTAATTTCTAATAAGTCTTCTCGATCATAAATTTTAATGGTATTCATCTAGTACATCTCCTACCTTTTTTGATTACTTTTCTTTCTTCTTAGGAAGAAGAAAATGAACAGTAGTACTATAACACTTATCCCTACTACAAATGGGTTCCAACCACCAGCTTCTTCTGCTTTATCTGAGGTTGGTTTTATAAGTTCGCTCTCTATTTTTAAAAAGTGCAAAGCATTTTTTTCACTCGGTCCTGCCCAAGACTTGGTTAGCGACATTCCTTGCCATACGAGTGGATCGACCGATTCCGCTGCTACATATGGATGTTCACCAAGCTCGTACACGTTTCCATCAATCGTCAGTTCATAGGTCTCTTCTACTTGCTGAACTTTTTCTATTACACCAGTTGGCCCCGAAGCAAATCCCGACCGTTCAGCAAGGGTGTGACCGCCGATATCACGTTCCAAATTGGCTGCAATAAACTGGGCAAATTCTTCGCGTGTCATCGTTCCTTCCGGGTTTTCGACAGATAGTGCATTCTCGAAGAACGCCTGATTGACATCGGCATAGGTTGCCTCGCCTTTTGTAGAAGATAGATACCCCTTTTCGAGTG
This window encodes:
- a CDS encoding FmdE family protein yields the protein MNTIKIYDREDLLEISFEDIRKYHGTAAYMAIGVGFRVIQAAFDSLYGAEIPNRKDLSILSGHGGPGFRDAFEFVTRAKTRGTYTVDTDYPKAQYDPYRPTAYAYVFTRETGEAVEVILKENFLPAVFYEYLKKGREDSFTPEEYIHNEQLKQELGNRALQMPIDELVEVTKLK
- a CDS encoding S-layer homology domain-containing protein; amino-acid sequence: MWKKAICICSFLLLITTNVSAHVMNSQSVFEDIHYTEAAEDILLISALGMLSAESGNQTFRPQDPLTREKLGEFVGGFFGFEGKLALEKGYLSSTKGEATYADVNQAFFENALSVENPEGTMTREEFAQFIAANLERDIGGHTLAERSGFASGPTGVIEKVQQVEETYELTIDGNVYELGEHPYVAAESVDPLVWQGMSLTKSWAGPSEKNALHFLKIESELIKPTSDKAEEAGGWNPFVVGISVIVLLFIFFFLRRKKSNQKR